One window of Medicago truncatula cultivar Jemalong A17 chromosome 2, MtrunA17r5.0-ANR, whole genome shotgun sequence genomic DNA carries:
- the LOC11412700 gene encoding CBL-interacting serine/threonine-protein kinase 23, whose amino-acid sequence MTSRSSHISGGSSNGGRAKAGKYELGRTLGEGNFAKVKFARHIETGDHVAIKILDKEKILKHKMIRQIKQEISTMKLIRHPNVIRMHEVIANRSKIFIVMELVTGGELFDKIARSGRLKEDEARKYFQQLICAVDYCHSRGVCHRDLKPENLLLDTNGTLKVSDFGLSALPQQVREDGLLHTTCGTPNYVAPEVIQNKGYDGAIADLWSCGVILFVLMAGYLPFEEDNLVALYKKIFKADFTCPPWFSSSAKKLIKRILDPSPITRIKIAEVIENEWFKKGYKPPVFEQADVSLDDVNSIFNGYMDSDNIVVERQEEGPVAPVTMNAFELISKSQGLNLSSLFEKQMGLVKRETRFTSKCSANEIISKIEKTAGPLGFDVKKNNCKLRIYGEKTGRKGHLSVATEILEVAPSIYMVEMRKSEGDTLEFHKFYKSITTGLKDIVWRADPIAEENDGASTSK is encoded by the exons atgacGTCACGTTCGTCGCATATCAGCGGAGGAAGCAGCAACGGCGGACGAGCGAAGGCGGGAAAGTATGAGCTGGGTAGGACGTTAGGTGAAGGTAATTTCGCGAAGGTGAAGTTTGCGAGACACATTGAAACTGGTGATCATGTTGCTATCAAGATACTTGATAAAGAGAAAATTCTCAAGCATAAAATGATTCGTCAG ATAAAACAAGAAATATCAACAATGAAACTGATTAGACACCCAAATGTCATACGCATGCATGAG GTAATAGCTAACAGGTCAAAGATATTCATTGTAATGGAACTCGTGACTGGTGGGGAGCtgtttgataaaatt GCTCGCAGTGGGAGGTTGAAAGAAGATGAAGCAAGAAAATATTTTCAGCAGCTTATATGTGCTGTGGATTACTGTCACAGTAGAGGTGTTTGCCACAGAGACCTAAAG CCTGAGAATTTGTTGCTGGATACTAATGGAACGCTCAAAGTATCGGATTTTGGATTGAGTGCATTGCCTCAACAAGTTCGG gAAGATGGACTACTTCACACAACATGTGGTACACCAAATTATGTTGCTCCAGAG GTGATCCAAAACAAAGGGTATGATGGTGCAATCGCAGATCTCTGGTCATGTGgtgttattctttttgttttaatggCTGGCTATTTGCCCTTTGAAGAAGACAATCTTGTAGCTTTGTATAAAAAG ATTTTCAAGGCTGACTTCACCTGCCCTCCATGGTTCTCATCAAGTGCAAAGAAACTAATCAAAAGAATTCTCGATCCCAGTCCTATCACA CGGATTAAAATTGCCGAGGTCATTGAAAATGAGTGGTTCAAGAAGGGATATAAACCTCCTGTGTTTGAACAGGCTGATGTTAGTCTTGATGATGTAAATTCTATTTTCAATGGTTATATG GATTCAGATAATATTGTTGTTGAGAGGCAAGAAGAGGGGCCTGTTGCACCTGTGACCATGAATGCATTTGAACTTATCTCTAAGTCTCAGGGCCTCAACCTTAGTAGTCTTTTTGAGAAGCAAATG GGACTTGTTAAAAGGGAAACGAGATTTACATCCAAATGTTCAGCGAATGAGATAATTTCAAAAATCGAGAAAACTGCAGGACCTCTGGGTTTTGATGTCAAGAAGAACAACTGCAAG TTAAGGATTTATGGGGAAAAGACTGGACGGAAAGGTCATCTATCTGTAGCTACTGAg ATCTTGGAGGTAGCCCCTTCAATTTACATGGTTGAGATGCGAAAGTCTGAAGGAGATACTCTGGAATTTCACAAG TTCTACAAAAGTATAACTACTGGGCTGAAAGATATTGTTTGGAGAGCAGATCCTATTGCTGAAGAAAATGATG GTGCCAGtacctcaaaataa
- the LOC11415133 gene encoding transcription termination factor MTEF1, chloroplastic — MHLSLHTLLPSNTMFPAARTIALHSSSLCSVSSDKPSSPPSTNLTPKPKSLLQNHPLYTPTNEKLSLQFKEKILCLEVMGIDSGKALSQNPNLHTATLESIHSIITFLVSKGIQHKDLPRIFGMCPKILTSSIKTDLNPVFDFLIHDLKVPDHSFRKVIKKCPRLLTSSVVDQLKPALFYLNRLGLRDLEALAYQDCVLLVSNVERTIIPKLKHLESLGFTKEEARCMVLRCPALLTFSIENNFQPKFEYFSVEMKGKLEELKEFPQYFSFSLENRIKVRHMEVVESGINLPLSLMLKSTDDEFRELIKKGAG, encoded by the coding sequence ATGCATCTTTCTCTACACACTCTTTTACCCTCCAACACCATGTTCCCAGCTGCTAGAACCATAGCTCTACACTCTTCATCTCTATGCTCAGTCTCATCTGATAAACCATCATCACCTCCTTCAACCAATTTAACTCCCAAACCCAAAAGTCTCCTTCAAAACCATCCACTTTACACACCAACTAATGAAAAACTCTCACttcaattcaaagaaaaaattctCTGTCTTGAAGTTATGGGCATTGATTCAGGTAAAGCACTCTCTCAAAACCCTAACCTTCATACAGCTACCTTAGAATCCATTCATTCCATTATCACATTTCTTGTCTCTAAAGGTATCCAACATAAAGACCTTCCAAGAATCTTTGGCATGTGTCCTAAGATTCTCACATCAAGTATCAAAACTGATCTTAACCCAGTTTTTGATTTTCTCATACATGATCTTAAAGTGCCTGATCATAGCTTTAGAAAAGTTATCAAAAAGTGTCCAAGATTGCTTACTTCTAGTGTGGTGGATCAGCTTAAACCAGCTTTGTTTTATCTTAACAGATTAGGATTAAGAGATTTAGAAGCATTGGCTTATCAAGATTGTGTTCTTTTGGTTTCCAATGTTGAAAGGACAATTATTCCTAAACTTAAGCATTTGGAGAGTCTGGGATTTACTAAAGAAGAGGCTAGGTGTATGGTGTTGAGGTGTCCTGCATTGTTGACTTTTAGTATTGAGAATAATTTTCAGCCTAAGTTTGAGTATTTTTCTGTGGAAATGAAGGGGAAATTGGAGGAGTTGAAAGAGTTTCCTCAGTATTTCTCTTTTAGTTTGGAAAATAGGATAAAGGTTAGACACATGGAGGTTGTGGAAAGTGGGATCAATTTGCCTTTGTCATTGATGCTTAAAAGTACTGATGATGAATTTAGGGAGTTGATAAAGAAGGGGGCTGGATGA
- the LOC11427886 gene encoding uncharacterized protein: MDESWRMPMGLTSALPRRRSMEDRSSSRTRQSIFSNTNLSVTETLDPDDFADVFGGPPRSLLTHKFSRTGSFYEEIFKQPAFVSPAPAKSGRNLPVFRIPAKNDAFYGDIFGSDDDRRSRERSGSQSKAKSKSNSSSVLSSEELSPLRPAVSDDVALSAFTSKLRPIKVPYKWNSSSVMYEEHPIKQKRHYPGNQSFDFQDNGYSRRVTSPETISVESNSYQSIKVSSTYDWELSPPFSAVSGVCQEPEPKSSVHDHALPELVIEQDDDEDEDEVMSSYVIEINSNLREENFGTEAIDEAIAWAKEKFQSGTNEESDLRNDGGVQNTEMEGMPSADEYHDDGLGMVESPEKLQPETEKLDTDIRLWSSGKETDIRMLLSTLHRILWSQSGWSAVPYMSLIESSQVKKAYQKARLCLHPDKLQQRGATLLQKYIAEKAFSILQDAWTTFISEDVSFYTVNHS; encoded by the exons ATGGACGAGTCATGGAGAATGCCAATGGGATTAACATCTGCACTTCCTCGCCGGCGATCCATGGAAGACAGGTCATCTTCACGGACACGGCAGTCCATCTTCTCCAACACCAACCTCTCCGTAACGGAAACCTTAGACCCCGACGACTTCGCCGACGTCTTCGGAGGTCCACCTAGAAGTCTCCTCACGCATAAATTCTCCAGGACCGGTTCTTTCTACGAAGAAATTTTCAAACAGCCGGCGTTTGTGTCTCCGGCGCCGGCAAAAAGTGGCCGGAACTTGCCGGTGTTCAGGATTCCGGCGAAGAATGATGCGTTTTATGGAGATATTTTTGGTTCCGATGATGATCGGAGATCGAGAGAACGGTCGGGGTCACAATCGAAAGCAAAATCAAAGTCGAATTCTTCGTCGGTGTTGAGTTCCGAGGAGCTGAGCCCTCTCCGGCCGGCGGTGAGTGATGACGTGGCACTGTCAGCCTTTACTTCAAAGCTAAG GCCAATCAAAGTTCCATATAAATGGAACTCATCTAGTGTGATGTATGAGGAGCACCCAATTAAACAAAAGAGACATTATCCTGGAAATCAATCTTTTGATTTCCAGGATAATGGGTACTCAAGAAGAGTCACATCCCCGGAAACAATCAGTGTTGAATCCAATTCATATCAAAGCATCAAAGTATCATCCACATATGATTGGGAACTCAGTCCCCCATTTTCTGCCGTCTCTGGAGTTTGTCAAGAGCCTGAGCCAAAATCATCGGTTCATGATCATGCGCTTCCAGAACTAGTTATAGAGcaggatgatgatgaagatgaggaCGAAGTTATGAGTTCCTATGTTATAGAGATTAACTCTAACCTAAGAGAGGAAAACTTTGGAACTGAAGCTATCGATGAAGCGATTGCATGGGCCAAAGAGAAGTTTCAATCGGGAACTAATGAAGAATCGGATTTAAGAAATGATGGCGGTGTGCAAAATACAGAAATGGAAG GAATGCCTAGTGCAGACGAATACCATGATGATGGACTCGGAATGGTTGAATCTCCAGAG AAGTTACAGCCAGAAACAGAGAAGTTGGACACAGATATTAGATTGTGGTCATCTGGCAAGGAAACCGACATCAGGATGCTGCTTTCGACACTACATCGT ATTCTGTGGTCTCAGAGTGGCTGGTCTGCAGTTCCTTATATGAGTCTAATAGAAAGTTCGCAAGTGAAGAAAGCGTATCAGAAAGCAAGATTATGCCTCCACCCTGACAAACTTCAGCAAAGAGGAGCAACGCTCTTACAGAAGTACATAGCAGAGAAGGCTTTCTCCATTCTTCAG GATGCATGGACGACATTCATTTCTGAAGATGTTTCTTTCTATACAGTAAATCACTCTTAA